From one Rhodamnia argentea isolate NSW1041297 chromosome 1, ASM2092103v1, whole genome shotgun sequence genomic stretch:
- the LOC115753939 gene encoding kinesin-like protein KIN-10A isoform X3 encodes MAPTPSSSKSNQSHTSLKTPQSKHRLHFHGPRSGHPSPNPSSAFKETQAGEHPVEVVGRIRDCPDRKEKPASVLQINPDKHTVRVRAEFGYRDFSLDGVSLSEEEDLDSFYKKFVESRINGVKLGAKCTIMMYGPTGSGKSHTMFGCSKQPGIVYRSLKDILGEDGEEDRANGGRLGVGTFVQVTVLEIYNEEIYDLLSSNGGGFGLGWPKGGSSKVRLEVMGKKAKNAAFISGNEAGKISKEIQKVEKRRIVKSTLCNDRSSRSHCMIILDVPTVGGRLMLVDMAGSENIEQAGQVGFEAKMQTAKINQGNVALKRVVESIANGDSHVPFRDSKLTMLLQDSFEDDKSKILMILCASPDPKEIHKTISTLEYGAKAKCIVRGPHTPVKDKFGAEDSSAAEMLGSRIAAMDQFICKLQMENKLREKERNEAHKELLKKEHEVASLRTKLQLVEGKVSGASEEEINMKVNERIHLLKTELEKKLAECQRMADEFVELERRRMEEKVLQQQEEVEMLRRRLEEIESQLRNGNGNNNGPMDGEWSGFAKRLLGTSADEDPGMVKSMDLDMGDQDCCYAREVKYVDNAVNWFDRSSNISNLPNYSNTSTSNEVAAYDVYGPMFSDKVCLSTVFEEEEEAEEEEGHKETLDEEVEKEVIEEKRVCSITFPQEPSSDTVEPLNEKDVATSRRLRIQNIFTLCGNYRELSQHIGAPLTEKRGPENVDPLTTPVMMVKEDLLGKTLTKEILKNTYESAVGNQIFTEVNSKSISQTKSPVLSTETKETKAPELQVTKNQAPNDLALELKENCDPYSDGSDEQIEVCVKWEASKENAGNIITTLKLVKEATLADLRKLIEIYLGADKQAFTFLVLGDPNGTPVPREKEATVPANKLPMWNNQIRRHLVCLRPAKSMQCLNHFPLTPLENKLPLDPNSLLTQREN; translated from the exons ATGGCACCCACGCCCTCCTCCTCCAAATCGAATCAGTCCCACACAAGCTTAAAAACCCCTCAATCCAAGCACCGCCTCCACTTCCATGGACCCAGATCCGGCCACCCGTCTCCGAACCCTAGCTCGGCCTTCAAGGAAACTCAGGCGGGTGAGCACCCGGTCGAAGTCGTGGGCCGAATCCGCGACTGCCCGGATCGCAAGGAGAAACCCGCTTCCGTCCTGCAGATCAACCCGGACAAGCATACCGTCCGCGTCCGCGCGGAGTTCGGGTACCGCGACTTCAGCCTCGACGGGGTCTCTCTGTCCGAGGAGGAAGATCTCGACTCGTTCTACAAGAAGTTCGTGGAGTCGAGGATCAACGGGGTGAAGTTGGGGGCGAAATGTACGATTATGATGTACGGGCCTACAGGGTCGGGTAAGAGCCACACGATGTTCGGGTGCTCGAAGCAGCCGGGGATCGTGTACCGGTCATTGAAGGACATTTTGGGAGAGGATGGGGAGGAAGACAGGGCGAATGGAGGGCGATTGGGGGTTGGTACTTTCGTGCAAGTCACTGTTTTGGAGATCTACAACGAGGAGATTTATGATCTGTTGTCGAGCAACGGAGGAGGGTTCGGGCTCGGATGGCCCAAAGGTGGTTCGTCAAAG GTAAGACTCGAAGTGATGGGGAAAAAGGCGAAAAATGCAGCATTTATCTCGGGTAATGAAGCTGGGAAGATTTCAAAGGAGATTCAGAAAGTGGAGAAGCGGAGGATTGTTAAGAGCACGCTCTGCAATGACAGAAGTTCTCGAAGCCACTGCATG ATTATTTTGGATGTGCCTACTGTTGGGGGACGGCTAATGCTTGTTGATATGGCGGGTTCTGAAAACATTGAGCAAGCTGGCCAAGTTGGATTTGAGGCCAAAATGCAG ACTGCAAAGATCAACCAAGGAAATGTAGCACTGAAGAGAGTGGTTGAATCTATTGCTAATGGTGATTCGCATGTGCCCTTTAGAGACAGCAAATTAACAATGCTTCTGCAG gaTTCTTTTGAGGATGACAAATCGAAGATTCTTATGATACTATGTGCAAGCCCAGACCCAAAGGAGATACACAAGACAATTTCCACGTTGGAGTATGGAGCGAAAGCAAAATGTATTGTTCGAGGCCCGCATACCCCAGTCAAGGACAAATTTGGAGCTGAAGATTCTTCGGCTGCAGAAATGTTGGGCTCGAGGATCGCAGCAATGGACCAGTTCATCTGCAAGCTACAAATGGAGAACAAGCTCCGGGAAAAAGAGCGCAATGAAGCACACAAAGAGCTCCTCAAGAAGGAACACGAGGTCGCATCTCTGAGAACGAAACTCCAGCTAGTGGAAGGGAAAGTATCTGGCGCGAGCGAGGAGGAGATCAACATGAAGGTGAATGAGCGGATACATCTTCTCAAAACCGAGCTGGAAAAGAAATTAGCTGAATGTCAGAGAATGGCTGATGAGTTTGTAGAATTGGAGAGGAGGAGAATGGAGGAGAAGGTACTGCAGCAGCAAGAGGAAGTTGAAATGCTGAGAAGACGGTTAGAGGAAATAGAGTCTCAGCTGAGGAATGGAAATGGCAATAACAACGGGCCTATGGATGGCGAATGGAGTGGCTTTGCTAAGAGGTTGCTGGGAACGTCTGCGGATGAGGACCCTGGAATGGTGAAATCGATGGATTTGGACATGGGTGATCAAGACTGTTGTTATGCACGTGAAGTGAAATATGTGGACAACGCAGTCAACTGGTTTGACAGAAGCAGTAACATCTCGAACCTTCCCAATTATTCAAATACAAGCACTTCAAATGAGGTAGCCGCATACGATGTTTATGGGCCAATGTTCAGCGATAAAGTCTGCTTGAGCACAGtttttgaggaagaagaagaagccgaagaggaagagggaCATAAAGAGACTTTGGATGAAGAAGTAGAGAAAGAAGTGATTGAGGAAAAGAGGGTGTGCTCTATAACTTTTCCCCAAGAACCTTCTAGTGATACAGTGGAACCATTGAATGAGAAAGATGTGGCCACTTCGAGACGGTTAAGGATCCAAAATATATTCACACTGTGTGGGAACTATAGGGAGCTTTCCCAACACATTGGAGCACCACTAACAGAGAAAAGAGGGCCAGAGAATGTTGATCCCCTAACAACTCCTGTCATGATGGTTAAAGAAGACCTGCTTGGGAAGACTCTTACCAAAGAGATTTTGAAGAATACATATGAGTCTGCAGTTGGCAATCAAATCTTCACGGAGGTGAACTCAAAATCCATATCACAAACCAAAAGTCCAGTGCTTTCGACCGAGACAAAAGAGACGAAAGCGCCAGAACTCCAGGTGACCAAAAACCAGGCACCTAATGACCTAGCATTGGAGTTAAAGGAGAATTGTGATCCTTATAGTGATGGATCTGATGAACAAATAGAGGTATGTGTGAAGTGGGAAGCATCGAAGGAAAATGCTGGGAACATTATCACCACGCTTAAGCTTGTGAAGGAAGCTACCCTGGCAGATTTAAGGAAGCTCATAGAGATTTATCTTGGAGCTGATAAGCAGGCTTTCACTTTCCTTGTGCTGGGG GATCCAAATGGCACCCCAGTTCCAAGGGAAAAGGAAGCAACGGTCCCGGCAAACAAGCTTCCGATGTGGAACAACCAGATACGCCGCCATCTTGTGTGCTTAAGACCGGCCAAGAGCATGCAATGCTTGAACCATTTCCCTCTGACTCCACTCGAGAACAAATTACCACTTGATCCAAATTCCCTCTTGACACAAAGAG
- the LOC115753939 gene encoding kinesin-like protein KIN-10A isoform X4 has protein sequence MAPTPSSSKSNQSHTSLKTPQSKHRLHFHGPRSGHPSPNPSSAFKETQAGEHPVEVVGRIRDCPDRKEKPASVLQINPDKHTVRVRAEFGYRDFSLDGVSLSEEEDLDSFYKKFVESRINGVKLGAKCTIMMYGPTGSGKSHTMFGCSKQPGIVYRSLKDILGEDGEEDRANGGRLGVGTFVQVTVLEIYNEEIYDLLSSNGGGFGLGWPKGGSSKVRLEVMGKKAKNAAFISGNEAGKISKEIQKVEKRRIVKSTLCNDRSSRSHCMIILDVPTVGGRLMLVDMAGSENIEQAGQVGFEAKMQTAKINQGNVALKRVVESIANGDSHVPFRDSKLTMLLQDSFEDDKSKILMILCASPDPKEIHKTISTLEYGAKAKCIVRGPHTPVKDKFGAEDSSAAEMLGSRIAAMDQFICKLQMENKLREKERNEAHKELLKKEHEVASLRTKLQLVEGKVSGASEEEINMKVNERIHLLKTELEKKLAECQRMADEFVELERRRMEEKVLQQQEEVEMLRRRLEEIESQLRNGNGNNNGPMDGEWSGFAKRLLGTSADEDPGMVKSMDLDMGDQDCCYAREVKYVDNAVNWFDRSSNISNLPNYSNTSTSNEVAAYDVYGPMFSDKVCLSTVFEEEEEAEEEEGHKETLDEEVEKEVIEEKRVCSITFPQEPSSDTVEPLNEKDVATSRRLRIQNIFTLCGNYRELSQHIGAPLTEKRGPENVDPLTTPVMMVKEDLLGKTLTKEILKNTYESAVGNQIFTEVNSKSISQTKSPVLSTETKETKAPELQVTKNQAPNDLALELKENCDPLNT, from the exons ATGGCACCCACGCCCTCCTCCTCCAAATCGAATCAGTCCCACACAAGCTTAAAAACCCCTCAATCCAAGCACCGCCTCCACTTCCATGGACCCAGATCCGGCCACCCGTCTCCGAACCCTAGCTCGGCCTTCAAGGAAACTCAGGCGGGTGAGCACCCGGTCGAAGTCGTGGGCCGAATCCGCGACTGCCCGGATCGCAAGGAGAAACCCGCTTCCGTCCTGCAGATCAACCCGGACAAGCATACCGTCCGCGTCCGCGCGGAGTTCGGGTACCGCGACTTCAGCCTCGACGGGGTCTCTCTGTCCGAGGAGGAAGATCTCGACTCGTTCTACAAGAAGTTCGTGGAGTCGAGGATCAACGGGGTGAAGTTGGGGGCGAAATGTACGATTATGATGTACGGGCCTACAGGGTCGGGTAAGAGCCACACGATGTTCGGGTGCTCGAAGCAGCCGGGGATCGTGTACCGGTCATTGAAGGACATTTTGGGAGAGGATGGGGAGGAAGACAGGGCGAATGGAGGGCGATTGGGGGTTGGTACTTTCGTGCAAGTCACTGTTTTGGAGATCTACAACGAGGAGATTTATGATCTGTTGTCGAGCAACGGAGGAGGGTTCGGGCTCGGATGGCCCAAAGGTGGTTCGTCAAAG GTAAGACTCGAAGTGATGGGGAAAAAGGCGAAAAATGCAGCATTTATCTCGGGTAATGAAGCTGGGAAGATTTCAAAGGAGATTCAGAAAGTGGAGAAGCGGAGGATTGTTAAGAGCACGCTCTGCAATGACAGAAGTTCTCGAAGCCACTGCATG ATTATTTTGGATGTGCCTACTGTTGGGGGACGGCTAATGCTTGTTGATATGGCGGGTTCTGAAAACATTGAGCAAGCTGGCCAAGTTGGATTTGAGGCCAAAATGCAG ACTGCAAAGATCAACCAAGGAAATGTAGCACTGAAGAGAGTGGTTGAATCTATTGCTAATGGTGATTCGCATGTGCCCTTTAGAGACAGCAAATTAACAATGCTTCTGCAG gaTTCTTTTGAGGATGACAAATCGAAGATTCTTATGATACTATGTGCAAGCCCAGACCCAAAGGAGATACACAAGACAATTTCCACGTTGGAGTATGGAGCGAAAGCAAAATGTATTGTTCGAGGCCCGCATACCCCAGTCAAGGACAAATTTGGAGCTGAAGATTCTTCGGCTGCAGAAATGTTGGGCTCGAGGATCGCAGCAATGGACCAGTTCATCTGCAAGCTACAAATGGAGAACAAGCTCCGGGAAAAAGAGCGCAATGAAGCACACAAAGAGCTCCTCAAGAAGGAACACGAGGTCGCATCTCTGAGAACGAAACTCCAGCTAGTGGAAGGGAAAGTATCTGGCGCGAGCGAGGAGGAGATCAACATGAAGGTGAATGAGCGGATACATCTTCTCAAAACCGAGCTGGAAAAGAAATTAGCTGAATGTCAGAGAATGGCTGATGAGTTTGTAGAATTGGAGAGGAGGAGAATGGAGGAGAAGGTACTGCAGCAGCAAGAGGAAGTTGAAATGCTGAGAAGACGGTTAGAGGAAATAGAGTCTCAGCTGAGGAATGGAAATGGCAATAACAACGGGCCTATGGATGGCGAATGGAGTGGCTTTGCTAAGAGGTTGCTGGGAACGTCTGCGGATGAGGACCCTGGAATGGTGAAATCGATGGATTTGGACATGGGTGATCAAGACTGTTGTTATGCACGTGAAGTGAAATATGTGGACAACGCAGTCAACTGGTTTGACAGAAGCAGTAACATCTCGAACCTTCCCAATTATTCAAATACAAGCACTTCAAATGAGGTAGCCGCATACGATGTTTATGGGCCAATGTTCAGCGATAAAGTCTGCTTGAGCACAGtttttgaggaagaagaagaagccgaagaggaagagggaCATAAAGAGACTTTGGATGAAGAAGTAGAGAAAGAAGTGATTGAGGAAAAGAGGGTGTGCTCTATAACTTTTCCCCAAGAACCTTCTAGTGATACAGTGGAACCATTGAATGAGAAAGATGTGGCCACTTCGAGACGGTTAAGGATCCAAAATATATTCACACTGTGTGGGAACTATAGGGAGCTTTCCCAACACATTGGAGCACCACTAACAGAGAAAAGAGGGCCAGAGAATGTTGATCCCCTAACAACTCCTGTCATGATGGTTAAAGAAGACCTGCTTGGGAAGACTCTTACCAAAGAGATTTTGAAGAATACATATGAGTCTGCAGTTGGCAATCAAATCTTCACGGAGGTGAACTCAAAATCCATATCACAAACCAAAAGTCCAGTGCTTTCGACCGAGACAAAAGAGACGAAAGCGCCAGAACTCCAGGTGACCAAAAACCAGGCACCTAATGACCTAGCATTGGAGTTAAAGGAGAATTGTGATCCT
- the LOC115753939 gene encoding kinesin-like protein KIN-10A isoform X2, translating to MAPTPSSSKSNQSHTSLKTPQSKHRLHFHGPRSGHPSPNPSSAFKETQAGEHPVEVVGRIRDCPDRKEKPASVLQINPDKHTVRVRAEFGYRDFSLDGVSLSEEEDLDSFYKKFVESRINGVKLGAKCTIMMYGPTGSGKSHTMFGCSKQPGIVYRSLKDILGEDGEEDRANGGRLGVGTFVQVTVLEIYNEEIYDLLSSNGGGFGLGWPKGGSSKVRLEVMGKKAKNAAFISGNEAGKISKEIQKVEKRRIVKSTLCNDRSSRSHCMIILDVPTVGGRLMLVDMAGSENIEQAGQVGFEAKMQTAKINQGNVALKRVVESIANGDSHVPFRDSKLTMLLQDSFEDDKSKILMILCASPDPKEIHKTISTLEYGAKAKCIVRGPHTPVKDKFGAEDSSAAEMLGSRIAAMDQFICKLQMENKLREKERNEAHKELLKKEHEVASLRTKLQLVEGKVSGASEEEINMKVNERIHLLKTELEKKLAECQRMADEFVELERRRMEEKVLQQQEEVEMLRRRLEEIESQLRNGNGNNNGPMDGEWSGFAKRLLGTSADEDPGMVKSMDLDMGDQDCCYAREVKYVDNAVNWFDRSSNISNLPNYSNTSTSNEVAAYDVYGPMFSDKVCLSTVFEEEEEAEEEEGHKETLDEEVEKEVIEEKRVCSITFPQEPSSDTVEPLNEKDVATSRRLRIQNIFTLCGNYRELSQHIGAPLTEKRGPENVDPLTTPVMMVKEDLLGKTLTKEILKNTYESAVGNQIFTEVNSKSISQTKSPVLSTETKETKAPELQVTKNQAPNDLALELKENCDPYSDGSDEQIEVCVKWEASKENAGNIITTLKLVKEATLADLRKLIEIYLGADKQAFTFLVLGDPNGTPVPREKEATVPANKLPMWNNQIRRHLVCLRPAKSMQCLNHFPLTPLENKLPLDPNSLLTQRGGVVSSPKSIQRLGSSPLVAPHPQLIS from the exons ATGGCACCCACGCCCTCCTCCTCCAAATCGAATCAGTCCCACACAAGCTTAAAAACCCCTCAATCCAAGCACCGCCTCCACTTCCATGGACCCAGATCCGGCCACCCGTCTCCGAACCCTAGCTCGGCCTTCAAGGAAACTCAGGCGGGTGAGCACCCGGTCGAAGTCGTGGGCCGAATCCGCGACTGCCCGGATCGCAAGGAGAAACCCGCTTCCGTCCTGCAGATCAACCCGGACAAGCATACCGTCCGCGTCCGCGCGGAGTTCGGGTACCGCGACTTCAGCCTCGACGGGGTCTCTCTGTCCGAGGAGGAAGATCTCGACTCGTTCTACAAGAAGTTCGTGGAGTCGAGGATCAACGGGGTGAAGTTGGGGGCGAAATGTACGATTATGATGTACGGGCCTACAGGGTCGGGTAAGAGCCACACGATGTTCGGGTGCTCGAAGCAGCCGGGGATCGTGTACCGGTCATTGAAGGACATTTTGGGAGAGGATGGGGAGGAAGACAGGGCGAATGGAGGGCGATTGGGGGTTGGTACTTTCGTGCAAGTCACTGTTTTGGAGATCTACAACGAGGAGATTTATGATCTGTTGTCGAGCAACGGAGGAGGGTTCGGGCTCGGATGGCCCAAAGGTGGTTCGTCAAAG GTAAGACTCGAAGTGATGGGGAAAAAGGCGAAAAATGCAGCATTTATCTCGGGTAATGAAGCTGGGAAGATTTCAAAGGAGATTCAGAAAGTGGAGAAGCGGAGGATTGTTAAGAGCACGCTCTGCAATGACAGAAGTTCTCGAAGCCACTGCATG ATTATTTTGGATGTGCCTACTGTTGGGGGACGGCTAATGCTTGTTGATATGGCGGGTTCTGAAAACATTGAGCAAGCTGGCCAAGTTGGATTTGAGGCCAAAATGCAG ACTGCAAAGATCAACCAAGGAAATGTAGCACTGAAGAGAGTGGTTGAATCTATTGCTAATGGTGATTCGCATGTGCCCTTTAGAGACAGCAAATTAACAATGCTTCTGCAG gaTTCTTTTGAGGATGACAAATCGAAGATTCTTATGATACTATGTGCAAGCCCAGACCCAAAGGAGATACACAAGACAATTTCCACGTTGGAGTATGGAGCGAAAGCAAAATGTATTGTTCGAGGCCCGCATACCCCAGTCAAGGACAAATTTGGAGCTGAAGATTCTTCGGCTGCAGAAATGTTGGGCTCGAGGATCGCAGCAATGGACCAGTTCATCTGCAAGCTACAAATGGAGAACAAGCTCCGGGAAAAAGAGCGCAATGAAGCACACAAAGAGCTCCTCAAGAAGGAACACGAGGTCGCATCTCTGAGAACGAAACTCCAGCTAGTGGAAGGGAAAGTATCTGGCGCGAGCGAGGAGGAGATCAACATGAAGGTGAATGAGCGGATACATCTTCTCAAAACCGAGCTGGAAAAGAAATTAGCTGAATGTCAGAGAATGGCTGATGAGTTTGTAGAATTGGAGAGGAGGAGAATGGAGGAGAAGGTACTGCAGCAGCAAGAGGAAGTTGAAATGCTGAGAAGACGGTTAGAGGAAATAGAGTCTCAGCTGAGGAATGGAAATGGCAATAACAACGGGCCTATGGATGGCGAATGGAGTGGCTTTGCTAAGAGGTTGCTGGGAACGTCTGCGGATGAGGACCCTGGAATGGTGAAATCGATGGATTTGGACATGGGTGATCAAGACTGTTGTTATGCACGTGAAGTGAAATATGTGGACAACGCAGTCAACTGGTTTGACAGAAGCAGTAACATCTCGAACCTTCCCAATTATTCAAATACAAGCACTTCAAATGAGGTAGCCGCATACGATGTTTATGGGCCAATGTTCAGCGATAAAGTCTGCTTGAGCACAGtttttgaggaagaagaagaagccgaagaggaagagggaCATAAAGAGACTTTGGATGAAGAAGTAGAGAAAGAAGTGATTGAGGAAAAGAGGGTGTGCTCTATAACTTTTCCCCAAGAACCTTCTAGTGATACAGTGGAACCATTGAATGAGAAAGATGTGGCCACTTCGAGACGGTTAAGGATCCAAAATATATTCACACTGTGTGGGAACTATAGGGAGCTTTCCCAACACATTGGAGCACCACTAACAGAGAAAAGAGGGCCAGAGAATGTTGATCCCCTAACAACTCCTGTCATGATGGTTAAAGAAGACCTGCTTGGGAAGACTCTTACCAAAGAGATTTTGAAGAATACATATGAGTCTGCAGTTGGCAATCAAATCTTCACGGAGGTGAACTCAAAATCCATATCACAAACCAAAAGTCCAGTGCTTTCGACCGAGACAAAAGAGACGAAAGCGCCAGAACTCCAGGTGACCAAAAACCAGGCACCTAATGACCTAGCATTGGAGTTAAAGGAGAATTGTGATCCTTATAGTGATGGATCTGATGAACAAATAGAGGTATGTGTGAAGTGGGAAGCATCGAAGGAAAATGCTGGGAACATTATCACCACGCTTAAGCTTGTGAAGGAAGCTACCCTGGCAGATTTAAGGAAGCTCATAGAGATTTATCTTGGAGCTGATAAGCAGGCTTTCACTTTCCTTGTGCTGGGG GATCCAAATGGCACCCCAGTTCCAAGGGAAAAGGAAGCAACGGTCCCGGCAAACAAGCTTCCGATGTGGAACAACCAGATACGCCGCCATCTTGTGTGCTTAAGACCGGCCAAGAGCATGCAATGCTTGAACCATTTCCCTCTGACTCCACTCGAGAACAAATTACCACTTGATCCAAATTCCCTCTTGACACAAAGAGGCGGGGTCGTTTCATCGCCGAAATCAATACAACGCCTCGGTTCTTCTCCCTTGGTCGCACCTCATCCCCAGTTGATCTCATGA
- the LOC115753939 gene encoding kinesin-like protein KIN-10A isoform X5, giving the protein MAPTPSSSKSNQSHTSLKTPQSKHRLHFHGPRSGHPSPNPSSAFKETQAGEHPVEVVGRIRDCPDRKEKPASVLQINPDKHTVRVRAEFGYRDFSLDGVSLSEEEDLDSFYKKFVESRINGVKLGAKCTIMMYGPTGSGKSHTMFGCSKQPGIVYRSLKDILGEDGEEDRANGGRLGVGTFVQVTVLEIYNEEIYDLLSSNGGGFGLGWPKGGSSKVRLEVMGKKAKNAAFISGNEAGKISKEIQKVEKRRIVKSTLCNDRSSRSHCMIILDVPTVGGRLMLVDMAGSENIEQAGQVGFEAKMQTAKINQGNVALKRVVESIANGDSHVPFRDSKLTMLLQDSFEDDKSKILMILCASPDPKEIHKTISTLEYGAKAKCIVRGPHTPVKDKFGAEDSSAAEMLGSRIAAMDQFICKLQMENKLREKERNEAHKELLKKEHEVASLRTKLQLVEGKVSGASEEEINMKVNERIHLLKTELEKKLAECQRMADEFVELERRRMEEKVLQQQEEVEMLRRRLEEIESQLRNGNGNNNGPMDGEWSGFAKRLLGTSADEDPGMVKSMDLDMGDQDCCYAREVKYVDNAVNWFDRSSNISNLPNYSNTSTSNEVAAYDVYGPMFSDKVCLSTVFEEEEEAEEEEGHKETLDEEVEKEVIEEKRVCSITFPQEPSSDTVEPLNEKDVATSRRLRIQNIFTLCGNYRELSQHIGAPLTEKRGPENVDPLTTPVMMVKEDLLGKTLTKEILKNTNDLALELKENCDPLNT; this is encoded by the exons ATGGCACCCACGCCCTCCTCCTCCAAATCGAATCAGTCCCACACAAGCTTAAAAACCCCTCAATCCAAGCACCGCCTCCACTTCCATGGACCCAGATCCGGCCACCCGTCTCCGAACCCTAGCTCGGCCTTCAAGGAAACTCAGGCGGGTGAGCACCCGGTCGAAGTCGTGGGCCGAATCCGCGACTGCCCGGATCGCAAGGAGAAACCCGCTTCCGTCCTGCAGATCAACCCGGACAAGCATACCGTCCGCGTCCGCGCGGAGTTCGGGTACCGCGACTTCAGCCTCGACGGGGTCTCTCTGTCCGAGGAGGAAGATCTCGACTCGTTCTACAAGAAGTTCGTGGAGTCGAGGATCAACGGGGTGAAGTTGGGGGCGAAATGTACGATTATGATGTACGGGCCTACAGGGTCGGGTAAGAGCCACACGATGTTCGGGTGCTCGAAGCAGCCGGGGATCGTGTACCGGTCATTGAAGGACATTTTGGGAGAGGATGGGGAGGAAGACAGGGCGAATGGAGGGCGATTGGGGGTTGGTACTTTCGTGCAAGTCACTGTTTTGGAGATCTACAACGAGGAGATTTATGATCTGTTGTCGAGCAACGGAGGAGGGTTCGGGCTCGGATGGCCCAAAGGTGGTTCGTCAAAG GTAAGACTCGAAGTGATGGGGAAAAAGGCGAAAAATGCAGCATTTATCTCGGGTAATGAAGCTGGGAAGATTTCAAAGGAGATTCAGAAAGTGGAGAAGCGGAGGATTGTTAAGAGCACGCTCTGCAATGACAGAAGTTCTCGAAGCCACTGCATG ATTATTTTGGATGTGCCTACTGTTGGGGGACGGCTAATGCTTGTTGATATGGCGGGTTCTGAAAACATTGAGCAAGCTGGCCAAGTTGGATTTGAGGCCAAAATGCAG ACTGCAAAGATCAACCAAGGAAATGTAGCACTGAAGAGAGTGGTTGAATCTATTGCTAATGGTGATTCGCATGTGCCCTTTAGAGACAGCAAATTAACAATGCTTCTGCAG gaTTCTTTTGAGGATGACAAATCGAAGATTCTTATGATACTATGTGCAAGCCCAGACCCAAAGGAGATACACAAGACAATTTCCACGTTGGAGTATGGAGCGAAAGCAAAATGTATTGTTCGAGGCCCGCATACCCCAGTCAAGGACAAATTTGGAGCTGAAGATTCTTCGGCTGCAGAAATGTTGGGCTCGAGGATCGCAGCAATGGACCAGTTCATCTGCAAGCTACAAATGGAGAACAAGCTCCGGGAAAAAGAGCGCAATGAAGCACACAAAGAGCTCCTCAAGAAGGAACACGAGGTCGCATCTCTGAGAACGAAACTCCAGCTAGTGGAAGGGAAAGTATCTGGCGCGAGCGAGGAGGAGATCAACATGAAGGTGAATGAGCGGATACATCTTCTCAAAACCGAGCTGGAAAAGAAATTAGCTGAATGTCAGAGAATGGCTGATGAGTTTGTAGAATTGGAGAGGAGGAGAATGGAGGAGAAGGTACTGCAGCAGCAAGAGGAAGTTGAAATGCTGAGAAGACGGTTAGAGGAAATAGAGTCTCAGCTGAGGAATGGAAATGGCAATAACAACGGGCCTATGGATGGCGAATGGAGTGGCTTTGCTAAGAGGTTGCTGGGAACGTCTGCGGATGAGGACCCTGGAATGGTGAAATCGATGGATTTGGACATGGGTGATCAAGACTGTTGTTATGCACGTGAAGTGAAATATGTGGACAACGCAGTCAACTGGTTTGACAGAAGCAGTAACATCTCGAACCTTCCCAATTATTCAAATACAAGCACTTCAAATGAGGTAGCCGCATACGATGTTTATGGGCCAATGTTCAGCGATAAAGTCTGCTTGAGCACAGtttttgaggaagaagaagaagccgaagaggaagagggaCATAAAGAGACTTTGGATGAAGAAGTAGAGAAAGAAGTGATTGAGGAAAAGAGGGTGTGCTCTATAACTTTTCCCCAAGAACCTTCTAGTGATACAGTGGAACCATTGAATGAGAAAGATGTGGCCACTTCGAGACGGTTAAGGATCCAAAATATATTCACACTGTGTGGGAACTATAGGGAGCTTTCCCAACACATTGGAGCACCACTAACAGAGAAAAGAGGGCCAGAGAATGTTGATCCCCTAACAACTCCTGTCATGATGGTTAAAGAAGACCTGCTTGGGAAGACTCTTACCAAAGAGATTTTGAAGAATACA AATGACCTAGCATTGGAGTTAAAGGAGAATTGTGATCCT